AGCAATGCCTGCCTTGGTACCAAGAGATGTATTGAGGGTACTGGCACTGAGGAGTTACTACAGCAGTTCTGCTAACACTGTCATGGCAGCTATTAGAGATGTGGAATTGCTTACACATCTACATTTTGCATATGCTTATGGATGCTTTTTCAGACATgggctgggttttttgggggtggtggtgatgcTGGCCTTGATATGGCTTTGGATCATGAGATTCATAGCATGAATTTGGTGCAGTCCCCTTGTAGATTTCTTAAACTGTGATTTTCATACAAGTTCACCAGTCTGATTCCCCCATTTTCTGCAACTCTTTCAAAAGTTCCAGCCTGCATTCTCTTCCTGTCTGTTTTCTGGGACCATAAGTCAGGCTGATCAACACTTGACAAAGCGTTTTGAGCTGCCCTCAGGTTAAGAGAGCGCTGGCCGTGGTTAGAGGTTTCAGGAGCAGTTTCCTATCACAGCTAAACAAACATTCCCATCCCAGGAATAGTTTTTGACCAGTTTGGTTCCCCAAACTGACCCGTCATCATATCAGATGAGCACTAGAAAGCAGGACTGGGGCAGCCCCACCTAAAATTGGTTTAGATGGCCACAGAATTGCAGTCATGGTGACGGTACAATGTAAGCAGAGGCACTTCTCCCATCCTTGCTTGCCCATGCTTGCCTGATACTGCCCTCCATGGTGCCAGCACAAGTATTGGAGCAGTGGCACAGCAAGCTAGATCAGAGGACTGATCCAGCTGAGAAAAACGATCCAACGAtggcaaaaaaaggaagtattttttcagTTCCTCAGGTGCCCTGATGGCATAGAGAGAGAAAACGACCCCTTCAGCCACCAGTGCCACTGAGGGAAGTTTACATACGATGAGTCTCCAAGCCTCAACACAAAGTGGGCCCCCAAAAGTCTGGGACTGCAGCACAGCTACTGTTGCAGCAGCCTGGTATCACAAAGCCTCACCACAGCGGCTGGGAGGCTTCATTTGGCTCCTTTAAGCAGTCATTTACTCCTCTGCAAAAGGACAACAAATCAAGAAAACTGGCATGTCCTGAGGCATCAACAGAGGGTTCACTGACACACACTAATGGTCAACTGCTTTCTCACTCATCAAGTTCACACTCTATTCATGCAGGAGCAAAAGCACAGAATGCATTTTGGAATTGGAAGACATTTGCTTCTCTCTGTGACATCCCAGTTCATAATTATGTGCTTTACATCTTAACTCCTCTTAACTCCTCAGTTACCAGGAAGCAGAATTACTCCTGGCTTAAAACTGTACTGGAGGGGAGAGAATGGGAGGTAAAAATCAGGGTTTAGGATCTAGTAACTCTTGTGGACAACCTAACTTCTGGAGAACAAGGAGCATAGAAGTACATACCTTTAAGCCGTATCTCTTGGGGCTTGGATCTCACCTGAGCAgcaatatatatgtatgtgcacCCTATACACATGCAGTGCTTTTTGCTACGGTATCTTTGCTTTATCATTAGTTTGCTATCCGGTGTCTCACTGCGGTTTATGCTCATTCTAGCCTTGTACCTGACAAATAAGACAGACTAATGGGTGCTGTTTTCAcgaccacagaaaaaaagatgagctCGTGAAAGGAAATGCAAGAGGGTCCATATGCTGCTGGAGCGCTTTCCCCTCCCATTTTGCAGGGGCTCTGATGGCCTTGCAGTGCTGTAATTAGGAAATTCATTTCACACTTGATGGTCTGGTTCTGCACAGCTCCACTCACTCTTCACACctgtaatgcaaataaaaatgcttacccagcatttttcttgctaggtgaatgtttttcctcttctgagctTAAACAAGGATTTAGCATGATCTGCAGATGGCAGCTACATTTCACAGAGAAGAGTTAAATACGTAGAACTGCTTACGTGCAAAAAACTCTCTGACTTACCTTCAGAGGTCTGCAGGGCTTAGGATCCCAAGGAAAGTTACAAGCACTTTGGAGAAGACTCCGGATGAGAAAATGAACAGGTCAGAACATGATGAAATAGGGGCAGTTCCCCTAGCGAGGAGCAACCTGTAGACAGCCTTGGAAGCAACAAAAGAAACTTGTACTTGGTGTGGTTAAGAccagggaagaaaatgggagACTCTTTCCTCGATCCAGCAGATCACCTAAGCATACACTCAGCATGCAAGGAGGCCCAAACTCCTACTTGGTGGGCAGAGACACGCTGGGCTGGAACTTTGTTAGAGCAGATCCTTCACTGGGACTCCACTGCAGAAGCCAACTCTGTCCCAGCGTAGCAGAGAAACTGGCTCTGAACACTTGAAGAAGGATTTGCCTACATGAATAAATCTGTCTGCAAAGCTGTGTAAACTGCCTTGGAGTCAATGGAAATCAGTCAGGAGGGGATGCTTCTCCCTCAAAAGAGAGATCTAAAGCAACTCAGATGAACTGTGCCCTAAAATTGCCTGCTTCTCTCCCCTGATCAAGCCAGCCTGGGGCAAACCACCTCTATCACCTGCAGGTGTCTAATCACAGAatctcaccaccaccacctgtGTGGCTGCCAGCAGATATTTTATGAGGTGCCTAGATTTTCATTCCTGCTATGTTCCTGGTCTGTGATAGTTTTTGCTGGTTTAGCAGCTGGCAGCCTtaaccctccccccccccccccccagtgagCACTAAGCAAACCCACAGCCGCAACAAGCAGAGACCAACGTGGTGCGGAGGGAAGCGTTTGGTGCGTGCAGCCAGCACTCACCCCCTTCCAAGGTGGCTTTTGTCACCTATTTGCCTGCCTGAGCTCTGCAGTTGCCACAGGCTAAGTGTCAGTTTGCAATAGGCTGTTGGGACAGGGAGAGGCTGATTTTCAAGCCCCAGCCTCTGCACATACACACCTTGCAGGAGGCCAACCCACGAGGAGGCAAAGGGTTGGGACCGGCTACGGagtgggggggacaggggagagcTGGGGACCAGCACAAGCCTGATGCTGCAGCAGCGAGGCGGCGGACAGGCATAGCCGGAGTCTGCCACCATACATCCCATAATGCTTTGTGCGAGCAGCAAGTGACAAATGTAGGGCAGAGGAGGTGGCCTGCGttcccccccctctccccgAGCTGATCCTGTGCCATGGGATGTCGGGGTATGGCAGCTGAGCCGGGCTTAGCTGCCTCCTGGGATTTAGCATCGATGCGGCAGCACGGGCATAAATTAGCAGGGCTGAGGATTTTGTCTTTTGGCAGATGCCGGAAGAACCAGAGCGGCTCAGGGAAGTAAAGTGATGAATAGTTCCTTTTCCCCCCCGTATCTTCAgtgtgaaaatgaaatttaagaatttggaaatggaaattttgaTTTCTAGAAGTATGTATGAAATTGGAGGCAGACAAAATACTGATTAAAAAGCCAATCTGTATCATTAACTGGCTCGTTCTTTAGGCAGAGATGAGCACCTTGCCCTTGGCGTGAAGACAAACGTTTCCAGTTGTAAAGGGGCCACGGCCATCAGCGTGCTGCTTATATTCTTATCAGCGACAGACGGCACAGTTAAGGAAAATCCTTTCCAGTAATGACCAGCTTAGCTGTGCTCTGGTGAAAGTGCGGTGGGCACAAAATCCATACCCAAAGTAGGGCCTTTAGTTATTTACGGTTCCATATTCTCCGGAGCTCTGCAAACCCCGACTCTCGCTTTGCAGATCCCCCGTAAGGCTGAGAATCCCCAGAGCCGAATGAAACCGATGCCGCCGTGACCTTCCCCTTTCCCCGGCGTTTTTCCGAGGCTGCACAGCATCACGCCAACCCTTTAGTCCGAAACCCCGGGGCTCCTCCCGGGTGACCCACCGGCCGCGCGGTTCACTCGCCATCCGCAGCGGTTCACTTGCCACCTAGCGGGGTTTCTCCATCCCTGCGGCTGCCTCCGCCCTTAATCCCGGTCCCCTGCGGAGGGGGCAGCGGGTGTCcgcagggaagggggggggggggggggaaccgtGCACCGCCCGGGGTGCGTGCCGGTGCACGGAGGGGGCGGGtgggcggcgggggctgcgtGTGTGCCCCGGGGAGAGGGGGTGCATTCACGGGCGGGGGGGGAACCGTGCGTGTGCTCCCGCGGGGCTACGCACGGAGGAAGGGGGCACCCACCCGGCGAGCGGCGGCTGCGCGGGGGCGGCACCGCcgggggcggagcggggcggggcggggcggagcggggcggggcggggcggggcacCGCCTCCCCGGGCAGCGGGGGCGGTCCGCCGGTTCGGGGCCTTGCTCGCCGAGGCCTGTGCCGCGCCCGGGGAGAAGGAGCGAtggaggcggcgggcggcgggggagcggcggcggcggcggcgggaggaggcaTCGCCCTGCACGACTTCAGCGGGCGGCTGGGCGAGCAGCGGGTGCACTTCCACGCCATGCGGCTGCGAGACTCGCTCTTCCTCTGGGTGGGCGCCGCGCCCGCCCTCGCCAGCCTGGCCGTCGCCATGTGCAGCCCCCGTGTGAGTGTCCCGTCCGTCCCGagcccccgccgctgccggggCCCtgcgcgggcgggcgggcggtggggggccccgccgccgcccgtgCCCCGGTTCTCCCGGTGAGTAAGCGGCGCCCTGTGCTGTGCTCCGCTTGCAGGACAGCGTCCCGGTGGCCGCCTCGCTCCTGGGGGATCCCTCGGACACCGCCTCCGCCTGCCTGGCCCGGCGCTTGGGTAGGtgcggggcgcggcggcggcggctgcgcgCTCCCGCCGGGGCCCGGGGGGGCGGATCCGGGGCGGGAGGTTGTCTGTCGTCTTCCGTGGGCGCGGGGAGGACACGCGGGTCCGGCCCGGGCCTTCCAGCGACCTCCTCCCTCTAAGGCCGTCATACTGCCGTGCCGTGGGGTGGCGTTTTGCCCGAAGATGAAGCCGACCGTCAGGGCACCTCGCACCTTGTAGCCCCCCAGGCTCTGAGATGTTCTGGCCTGGAAGG
The Haliaeetus albicilla chromosome 21, bHalAlb1.1, whole genome shotgun sequence genome window above contains:
- the PSMG4 gene encoding proteasome assembly chaperone 4 → MEAAGGGGAAAAAAGGGIALHDFSGRLGEQRVHFHAMRLRDSLFLWVGAAPALASLAVAMCSPRDSVPVAASLLGDPSDTASACLARRLASKTKKQIFVSYNLQNTDSNFTLLIENRIKEEMMAFPEKF